One Ictalurus furcatus strain D&B chromosome 7, Billie_1.0, whole genome shotgun sequence genomic window, tatatttcttaaaGAAGTGAGACACACCCagccaaccacacacacacaccttctgcaTGTGCTGATCAGATTTGGCCATCTCCGCAAAGTAATCATCCGGCCGTTTGGTGGGAATCTTTAACTTCTTTAACTTGGGCAGCGCTTTGAGGACACTCGCCTGGGCCTGTCGATAACTGGAGCACAGCAATGAAGAGGATAACGGGttagagaaagtgtgtgacattgtgtaaaaaaaagtgtccctccaggatttcgtgattcTGCGATGGCAGACATGAactcaaaatcaagcaaacgccacaatatttggaggagctcaGAGGATTTTCGAGAACCCACAACCTTTCGAAATCAAAACACTCACAAGTACATCTCCCTTTGAAAGTCGTCGTCTGCGTTGATCTCGTCTACATCCTGGCTCGGCTCCGTCCTGCCCGCCACTTTATCCACGATGTTCGCGGCAGGCAGAGTGGTAAGGTCCAGCCTCTCCACCCAGGCCATATTCCTCTTAAACTCCGCCAGGCATTTCTTCAAACCCTCCTGATGAAACGAGACCGTGCTTATAAAACTACAGCACTGATTTTTCTGACTTGTCACATCTGAACAGCTTTATAAACTCACCACGtcattctgtgcttttttaGGTTCTTCTAAAGGAATGTTCATGCCAGGTTTGAGGAGCCCTTTGGAGAAAGCTTCTTGAAGCTtggagataaaaaataaaaaagtgagcaGAAATGAGGACTGTGGTCACATCAAATCGCATTATCTTAAACTAAGCTCTGAACCTTTCATAATCACATCATGCCATATACCCCTGATATAATTATCAATTCATGTGTTCTAAACTTTATTAACTACATTAACTAGTtagagtgaaaataaatgaaaaccacATTCAAACTTTGGgaatttcccaaaatgttgGATTTCATcctgaaaaataatataatgttaaaCATATTGGGTCTGGTAAAGGGGTATataacatacaaacacacatgtgtgtgtgtgtgtgtgtgtgtgtgtgtgtgtgtgtgtatatatatatatatatatatatatatatatatatatatatatataaaataaagtttatacaCAACACTCATTTATAaagtagcaaaaaaaacaagtgaagaCTGTTTTAAGGAGAATgtcaaacaaaatttaaaaaaatcacaatttattaaaaatgcagaGTAGAAGAATAATTCTGACATGCTATAATATAATAAGAcaaagtgtgtttttatattatctATAACTAGAGCTAAATCCCCCTCTCTTTTATTAGCCTAAAGCTAGCAAGACGCACAAAAACTACAAATATGCTTAAAAATAAATCCTCACCTCTCCATCTGACAGCTCAGAATCCTCCTCTTCAGATTCCGCTCCCATCTGAGATTCCTCTTCTACATCCGACatcttgaataaaaataaaaataaatttttatgaAGTTTATTTTCGGTTCTCACGTGCGTTCCTCAGTCGTGGCTTGCTGTACGACTTCGCGCAcgcgcatttaaaaaaaaggtccgGGTAGCGCATTGTTTATCTCGAACAAACGTTCCGGTTAACGCCGTGTCAAATTGATCCTTTATCACCGGTGATAAGCGTTAACGAAATaactaaacattttataataaaatatttccatcatttttaataataataataataataataataaagtcacgTTCTGACTTTATTTTAAGAACAAGCACTTGGTGATACTATTGTGTGGTTACCTAGGAAGGTGGAGGGAGGGTTGGAGTTAAAGTTTGCCGTAACCCTGGTTACTGTAAACCGTGGCTGGATGTTAAATCATCTCGAGCTTTGCACATACAATCGTAGTTAATTTAGTTAATTAACTCATTAGCTTGGTGCACGGATTAACGCAGCACGCACTGCATCTATGACTTAAGACTTCCTCTCTATTGCTATAAGATTGATCGCGCTTGTGAACTGGAGGAATAATGGCTGAAGTCCAGGTACACCCGCACCGCGTTTTCGGTGTGCGCGCAGCAGTGAGAAATAATTTGCACTTTCTTGATGAGCAAACGGTTGTTTTTCCGTGCGGGAACAACTGCGCGCGCTACAACCTTCACCAGAGGTGCTACAGGTTCATTGCAGGTGAGTGTGTGCGGTaaacaatgaataaaacaacCTGTGTGCTGAAACACTCGGGTTACTGTCACTACAGCACATccccatgtgttttattcttcttataccacttacgctatagcagctacaaacagtcgttccttcaccagcttctctttattctctctcctcaAGTTCATAAGACAGAAACTTAAAGTTCACCTTCACCTctcactgttacaaagcgctgacactggagactccttcataaatgttaaacaaatgacCGAAAACTCATCATAGCAATGGTGGAGCACTCCTTACTTGTACACATCCTTGGTGTGAacaagctgttgctatagaaacagtaacatattagaacataTTTATGGGTGTAACGCCTACCCATAAACAGTAGTAGAATCATCCATAAGGTTCTATGTGACGTTTTAGGTAAAAGAATGCGCTTTTTATAGCGCTGCTAAAGATGGGAGAAAAGTTCGTGCAAAAAACGCTGACTGAAaaatataaagtttcattttagTTACATATTATTGCTTAACATCATAAAATCAAGGAACTGGCCACTGAAACCAGTTCTGAGGTCTCGGTACTCACTTTTGCTGTTTGCTAACAAAGTGTCAATGGAACACCATGATGAGAAAATACATTCAGAGATGTTTTAGACAAAATTTAGagaaatatttatgcatttaatgaGGAATaggagagaaaataaagctGGTAGAAAAATGATGCGTTAATATTCACTCACTCCTGTAACCATTATATACTTATAGAAGCAGTGATGCTTGAAGATATCAGCAATTATCAGAAAAAAGGTATCATGACGTTCATATATCACAATATGAATATCAATATTGATTTCATATTATCCAGATCATaaaagaagtaaataaaagttataGTGCGGTATAGTATCTCAGTTTTATCCCTGGATGTGACCCAAATTTCCAAGATGGAATTGTACGttaagggttgtttttttgcctgCATATGTTGCCCTACAGGTACGGAGAGGACCCAGGGCATGCAGGCGCTTGCCATCAGCCCCAACTGGCGCTATCTGGCCGTGTCAGAGCGTGGCGAGAGAGGCACCATCACTGTCTACGATCTGCAGCACGAACAGAGCCGTAAGAGGAAGGTGTTGACGGGCGGCGACGTCAGCGTGCCGGAATTTGTCTGTATGGCATTCTCTCCCGACTCTAAGTACCTGCTGGGACAGGGTGGAGGACCTGAGTGGACCCTCATCTACTGGCTGTGGGAGAAGAATAAGGTCATTGCTACGGTGAAGAGCACAAATTCTGGCCCTGTTTATCAGGTAGAAATTTTAGAATGTCCAGAAGACAAAAGTCAGTCTGAGTCGAAATGTGCCAGGGGAACTGGAAATGGGTTACCTAAACCTTACCCAGTTTCAAAAACAGTTATTACATTGGACTAAATATAGCAAACTCTGTGCTTTAAATTGCTTTATatctgtataatttttttttttaaatcgcaggTGTGAAATACAAATATTAGCATTTAATCAGCTGAAACGTGAAAGCATTTGTACAGATGATTTTCTTTTCCCACTTCTCCAGGTCAGCTTTAACCCTCAGGACAATACGCAGGTCTGTGTGAGCGGGAGTGGCATGTTCAAACTTTTCCGGTACGTCGATGGCGCACTGAAACAGACCAACTCTGCAAAGTTGGAGACACAGAAAATCCTGTCTCACTCATGGATGTCTGAGGAGCGCATCATCGCTGGAACAGAGACAGGACGACTGCTGGTGTTTGAGTCGGGAGACCTGCGTTGGGAGATGAGCGTGGCCAACAAGATAGCTGAACAGGAGAATAAGGGGTAGAGATTCAAGATGGCTGGTTTGGCTTTTGTTATCCTGAAGTAGTTTGTATTTCCCTTTGCCAGGCAGTCTATTTCAGTGAAGGTGCAATATTCTGCAAGTGTAAAGTTTTAATCCAAAGTGTGTATTTCCGAAAGTGCGTAAGATGTTTAGAAGGCAAAGTGGTAGGAATGAAGACAGGGAGAAGCTCTGAACCACTGAAGGTCGAGGACGCTGAAACACAACCTTACTTAGATCTCAGGCAAGGACATTCCAGGAGATAGTGAGTAGTGAGTGGGTGTAGTTCATTACAACATCATTTCAACTGGGCTTTCATTTCCCCACAGACAAATGGAGGATGAGACTCCATCAGCTCCAGTCTTGATGCCACGAGTGACCGCCATCAAGGCTTATTCTAAAGGCTTCGCATGTTCAGCAGGTCCAGGAACTGTGTGCCTGTTTGAGAAAACCGAGGAGAAGGGCGGCTACAGACAAATCAGGGAAATAAGGGTGAGCACAGACTCTCTAAATCTACATCCCCAAAGTACTATCTGGTCTGTGGTGGTCCTGCAGTGTACActctgtgtacagtatatgtccaGTTGCGGGGTCGGCTTCTTGTGCTTGAGACACGGAGGTAGATTTAACCCTGTGTAGCACAGGCCAGGAAATTTTAGCATGTGGATGTTATCATTAACTCCTGTTCTGCTGCTGAAGTTGATGTACACTTTTATTAAATTCAGTTCCCAATGAGCGTCCAGCCAGGTTCAGTCCGAGAGATCACATCCTTCCAACTGTGTTTGTGCTAAGATTCAGTCCAGACGTTCCTTTGCCCAGGAAGTCCATTGGTCTAGAGCTGGTATTGCAAGTCCtccactgtccactttatttcTGTTCCACTGCTCCTGGTTAGACCTGAAAAATGGGGCGGCTAAGGATAACATATTAAAGACAACTCATCTATGGCAGGGGTGTCCCGTCTTCTCCAGAAAGGGTTGGTGCGGATGCGGTTGCGGTTATTCTTTCAAAAGCGACAGCACCTTTCGAACCTCTTTGTAACTCTTTGgtttttaatgatatttcaGATACCTCCAGACCCATGCAGCAACGAGCCAAGTCAGGCAGAGCAGCAGGAGATCACCACGATGTGTATCAGCCCATCAGAGGAGACTCTGGCCACCAGCACTGACCGAGGCCAAATTTACCTGATCGCACTCGCCTCGGCTGAGATCAGCAAGGTACCATGGGAACACGATGTGTAGATGATGACGCTTTGTGTCACATGGGCGGAGTGTTTCTTCATACACTGTGTTTGTTATCAGGGCATGCAAGCGCACTTTGAGTTTCTGTCCCACTCTTTTCACTCGGGGGTCATCACCGGTCTGTCCGTCTGCATCCGCAAACCGCTCATCGCCACTTGCTCCGTGGACCACTCCATACGCATCTGGAATTACGAGACTGGGTAAGACCTTCTGCTTgtgtcttcaggaaggtagatctccaggaacacgGTTGGTGACCACTAGTAtataccatcatcatcatcatcatcatcattgttacATTACCAGCtgtttcacagtgctgtggatGTTTTGGGACTGAATGACAGTGTAGtagttcttttgtttgtttgttttttacctcAGTGTTTTGGAGCTGTATAAGGAGTTCCAGGAGGAGTCATACAGCGTGGCCTTGCACCCGTCCGGCCTCTTCATCCTGGCGGGCTTCTCCGACAAGCTCCGCCTCATGAACCTGCTCATCGATGACATTCGCACCTTCAAGGAGTTCACCGTGCGCAGTTGCCGAGAGGTGCGTCCCCACCGACCTGCCTCGACAAAACAGTTGTCGTGCATGTGCTGAGCATACGATGTAAAATGAATCCCTGTCCGAATGCAGTGGTTTGAATTGTAAGATACTGAGAAGTACTTCAATTTTACGAAGCTTCGAAGAATTATGAAATTTTGTCTTCAGACGGGCTCGAACAAActtaatacctgcccttcagtCATGCTAATTTACATACAGTTGGTCCTGAAGTGACTTTCAGGctgcatgtggaaaaaaatgaatctaTTTGTATTGAATCTGCCCACTATTTTACACGCCTGTATAGAAACACCCCAAAttacatattaattaattttaaaaaaaagaaaaggaaaggatgTGTTGTTTTGCACACATGAATGACACAATTCTGAAGAAATACAGTAGTGTGGGAAATAATGCTTTGTGTGtcctcagtgtgtgttcagccaCGGGGGTCACATGTTCGCCGCTGTCAACGGTAACGTGATTCATCTCTACTCCTCCACGACCTTCGACAACATCCTGAATCTGAAAGGTCACAGCGGCAAGGTCAGTGCAACTCGAGTTTCCACCGTCAGCATGCAAAGTGTGTTTCATATGTATATGGAAATGAGAGGGTGTGGTCTTGAAGGGCATAGATGgagaagtgggcgtggcttccTGTTTATATACGGAAGTAGAACGTAAGTTGGAAGAAGGACGTCATATTGTACATGTACaacaaggttgttttttttttttaaaccagggAGCTCACATGAGCCAACCTGACAGAACATCTGAGtgaatttaaattatatttataaatcttCATAACCTTTACTGATAGCACTGACTAAGTTAGCTAATAGGATACTATAAGATAATTTTCAAGCcatattttacatgtttataaTGTAAAAGTACTTACATAAATCTTTTGGATAACATGGGCTAATAAGCGGACAAGATTcctgatagatagataaataaaaccaaatcaaTAACGaactaaaaatacaaataaaaatattattcacTGTATGAATATACAACAATTTAAGTAAGACTATCTCttattattatgtgtattataaaataataacatggAAAAATACAGTAATGTCATTTCATATCAGTATGATaatcaaaaattaaaaacacattgcAGTTAATATTATGTACATTAAAAATGcggaaaaatgtcaaataagtATTTACACTCACATGCAGAATAATTTCCATGGAAAACAAATGTACCTGAATAAAAAATAGTcaataaaagcatttttatgtaaagcatttttatgtaattatatgtgatatcataataataataaataaattataaatccatgaatgtgtatgtgtgtactgtgtaAGATAATGATGACTCCAGCTCTGGCCCAGCAGGTGCGTTCGGTGGTGTGGAGCACTGATGACAGTCGTCTGGTGTCGTGTGGGATGGACGGAGCGGTGTACGAGTGGAACGCCCTGAGCGGCCAGCGTGAGTCCGAGAGCGTGTTGAAGTTGTGCAGTTACACCGGCGTGGCGCTCTCACCCGACACCCGGAGCATCCTCGCTGTGGGCAACGACTGCACGCTGAAGGAGATACAGGACTGCCAGGCAAGTCCGGAAaactgtttgctttttttttttttaagcacttgAACAGAGAGGTGAAACTACAGTTTACGTTGTAGCTATCTAATAAGTTCAATAATTAAATACACAACAAGAAgtgacagttttgttttttaatttgttatttctatttttaaaaaggggcGTGGCATATACTCCAAGTGCGTCTTGTGCAATTTTATCTGCAAAACTGAGTcttcatattaaaatacattatacagAAGTAGAAATGGAgggcacggtgacttagtggttagcacatttgcttcacacctccagggttgggattTTGAATCCCTCCTGGagtttttgcatgttctccctgtgcttcagtttcctccccagtcctaaaacatgagttgtaggctgattgtctgttgcgtgtgtgtgtgattgtgccctgggcGTCAAGGGTGTCCCCCACAGGCTCCTCTGCGTccgtgtgtaggataagtggtaaggaaaatggatggatagatggatggatggacggtaGTAGAAATGTTGGCAGAATCCAGTGCATAGGAATGGAATTTTTTCCTAATGATTTAAGCAAATGAATAAAGAACAGCATTTTGGCAATGACACGGCTCGAATAcgaaaagagagagatgattgTAGTTTTAGCTTAttcagcaaagaaaaaagaacaaaaagaacgaaaattgttgtttttcatcCAACGTATCTCACAACTGCAAACGagcaaataaacatttaaacaattaaacaaacgacCCAGAAATCAATCTGTCTCTGGGCTTGTCTCGTTTTCGCCATATTTTCTTCCACTGTATGTATTTCTATCGTCTGTATATGAATAAAGGTtgcttgtatttgtattttttgtatttaggTCCTGAGGGAAGTGGCCTCCGAGGATGTTATCTACACAGCCGTTGTCATGACTCGCTCAGGCCGAGCACTCTTCACCGGGACCTCCAGTGGCACCATAAGGGCCATCAAGTACCCTTTACTCATGCAAAAAGACTGGAAAGAGTACCAGGCCCATTCTGGTCCCATCACCAaagtatgtgtgtagtgtagcacTGTGATGATATGCTGAGATAAAGAAAACGGAAATAGTTTTACTGttaatgacattttatatacagaGAGACTGTAACAAAGCACtggaactggagactcctttcttaaatattaaataaacatctccttacggAAAACTTCCCCATACCAGCAATTACACATGctgttcttgttttttaatccatttcttCTTAGGCTTTGATTATGTAGCGTGTCCGCCATGCAACTCCCTGTGAGTTAGTGCTCTCTCATTCTGTGATAGTGCATGAgcaacagtttgaaaagattttgGCGTCGGAGGCACATCTTAGTGTTTACTTTCCCAGAATGACTACATTAGATGAGAAAATGGGATAAAACTTCAAAAGAACATTAATTCATACTCATCCAGCCCTAGTGTGGTGAAAATGCATGTTCCTTCCTCACCTCCACAGATGGCGATCACGTTCGATGATCAGTACCTGCTGACCGCTTCAGAAGACAGCTGTCTCTTTATCTGGAAAATCATTGAGCAGGAAGGACGCGGGCTGAAGAGGGACAAAGAAATAAGCTACGCGGAGGAGATCCTCATCACCAAGCCTGATCTAGAGGAAAAGGTATAAACATGAGCAATATATTCTCATAAATCAAATGTGTGATAagtgctgatgtttttttttaacttaataaCCGTCCAAAACAAATTATTACAactgaagggcaggtattaaacATGTGGAAGCAAAACCGCAGTAACATTTTTTTGATATAATTTTACCATTTTACTTTAtgaacacactcatacacatgcCCTCTTTTACACGTCTCATTATCTTTAATCAGTGTTTGTACTTGAACGTGATTACAGATGATGTGCAGTGCGTTTTTGGTTTCAGTTTCGCTTTTCCAGGAGATCTGAACTCTAAGAACACGACTATAAAGATCAACTATCtcattttaaatatcatttatcCTCCAGAATTTGTAATATGACATCGAGTTAACTCAGTTATTCTGTTACCGTCCAGAACCAAATCATGCTGGAACTTAAGACGCGGGTGGAAGAGCTGCAAACGGAGAACGAATACCAGCTGCGTCTAAAGGACATGAACTACAACGAGAAGATCAAGGACCTCACAGAGAAGTTCATCCAGCAGATAGAGTCGCTTACAACCCAAAACCTGGTCAGAGCTTCCTGATTCGCAAAACAGATTAGCAAGACCGGGCGGGGGGGTGTAACAGCTTTACTGatactgacact contains:
- the cfap57 gene encoding cilia- and flagella-associated protein 57 isoform X2, producing MAEVQVHPHRVFGVRAAVRNNLHFLDEQTVVFPCGNNCARYNLHQRCYRFIAGTERTQGMQALAISPNWRYLAVSERGERGTITVYDLQHEQSRKRKVLTGGDVSVPEFVCMAFSPDSKYLLGQGGGPEWTLIYWLWEKNKVIATVKSTNSGPVYQVSFNPQDNTQVCVSGSGMFKLFRYVDGALKQTNSAKLETQKILSHSWMSEERIIAGTETGRLLVFESGDLRWEMSVANKIAEQENKGVYFRKCVRCLEGKVVGMKTGRSSEPLKVEDAETQPYLDLRQMEDETPSAPVLMPRVTAIKAYSKGFACSAGPGTVCLFEKTEEKGGYRQIREIRIPPDPCSNEPSQAEQQEITTMCISPSEETLATSTDRGQIYLIALASAEISKGMQAHFEFLSHSFHSGVITGLSVCIRKPLIATCSVDHSIRIWNYETGVLELYKEFQEESYSVALHPSGLFILAGFSDKLRLMNLLIDDIRTFKEFTVRSCRECVFSHGGHMFAAVNGNVIHLYSSTTFDNILNLKGHSGKVRSVVWSTDDSRLVSCGMDGAVYEWNALSGQRESESVLKLCSYTGVALSPDTRSILAVGNDCTLKEIQDCQVLREVASEDVIYTAVVMTRSGRALFTGTSSGTIRAIKYPLLMQKDWKEYQAHSGPITKMAITFDDQYLLTASEDSCLFIWKIIEQEGRGLKRDKEISYAEEILITKPDLEEKNQIMLELKTRVEELQTENEYQLRLKDMNYNEKIKDLTEKFIQQIESLTTQNLELKSEKEKQEVTHQEALKDIIEKHAKEQHDLESTNNQKLMLEYEKHEELQLKLQRMQESYEEKLHDLEDERLRALEDMTQFYEAKLQEKVLELGQCQDESQQQLREFEEMKKQTEEDGDLELHDIRVRYERKLWEEKETNLKLNGETRVMKKKFTSLQREIDSRDLEIEKLKVEQQKLHGIIKALEKDIMGLKREIQERDETIQDKENRIYDLKKKNDELEKFKFVLEYKVKELKKQLEPRENEVKEMKEQVHEMEAELEQFRKKCTQLDLTISELKLKLKATTRERQKERQRVQDVQAVLHRFKTDLHNCVGFIQEPKKLKESIREIYDRYIQQSDVVEIVGVDADVQREYSRQREHMERNMDSLKKRLAKDIKVHEAKNIKLMKENVFLIKEVNDLRTELRLMRAQIHEYETQRGFSKNKSATRIKSPSSDSSRLNFEGEAERIIQLQRLEIQRLRQDVLQGQGEGQDQSFVLPSLPSSIKLPALTT
- the cfap57 gene encoding cilia- and flagella-associated protein 57 isoform X4, giving the protein MAEVQVHPHRVFGVRAAVRNNLHFLDEQTVVFPCGNNCARYNLHQRCYRFIAGTERTQGMQALAISPNWRYLAVSERGERGTITVYDLQHEQSRKRKVLTGGDVSVPEFVCMAFSPDSKYLLGQGGGPEWTLIYWLWEKNKVIATVKSTNSGPVYQVSFNPQDNTQVCVSGSGMFKLFRYVDGALKQTNSAKLETQKILSHSWMSEERIIAGTETGRLLVFESGDLRWEMSVANKIAEQENKGQMEDETPSAPVLMPRVTAIKAYSKGFACSAGPGTVCLFEKTEEKGGYRQIREIRIPPDPCSNEPSQAEQQEITTMCISPSEETLATSTDRGQIYLIALASAEISKGMQAHFEFLSHSFHSGVITGLSVCIRKPLIATCSVDHSIRIWNYETGVLELYKEFQEESYSVALHPSGLFILAGFSDKLRLMNLLIDDIRTFKEFTVRSCRECVFSHGGHMFAAVNGNVIHLYSSTTFDNILNLKGHSGKVRSVVWSTDDSRLVSCGMDGAVYEWNALSGQRESESVLKLCSYTGVALSPDTRSILAVGNDCTLKEIQDCQVLREVASEDVIYTAVVMTRSGRALFTGTSSGTIRAIKYPLLMQKDWKEYQAHSGPITKMAITFDDQYLLTASEDSCLFIWKIIEQEGRGLKRDKEISYAEEILITKPDLEEKNQIMLELKTRVEELQTENEYQLRLKDMNYNEKIKDLTEKFIQQIESLTTQNLELKSEKEKQEVTHQEALKDIIEKHAKEQHDLESTNNQKLMLEYEKHEELQLKLQRMQESYEEKLHDLEDERLRALEDMTQFYEAKLQEKVLELGQCQDESQQQLREFEEMKKQTEEDGDLELHDIRVRYERKLWEEKETNLKLNGETRVMKKKFTSLQREIDSRDLEIEKLKVEQQKLHGIIKALEKDIMGLKREIQERDETIQDKENRIYDLKKKNDELEKFKFVLEYKVKELKKQLEPRENEVKEMKEQVHEMEAELEQFRKKCTQLDLTISELKLKLKATTRERQKERQRVQDVQAVLHRFKTDLHNCVGFIQEPKKLKESIREIYDRYIQQSDVVEIVGVDADVQREYSRQREHMERNMDSLKKRLAKDIKVHEAKNIKLMKENVFLIKEVNDLRTELRLMRAQIHEYETQRGFSKNKSATRIKSPSSDSSRLNFEGEAERIIQLQRLEIQRLRQDVLQGQGEGQDQSFVLPSLPSSIKLPALTT
- the cfap57 gene encoding cilia- and flagella-associated protein 57 isoform X3, whose protein sequence is MAEVQVHPHRVFGVRAAVRNNLHFLDEQTVVFPCGNNCARYNLHQRCYRFIAEAVMLEDISNYQKKGTERTQGMQALAISPNWRYLAVSERGERGTITVYDLQHEQSRKRKVLTGGDVSVPEFVCMAFSPDSKYLLGQGGGPEWTLIYWLWEKNKVSFNPQDNTQVCVSGSGMFKLFRYVDGALKQTNSAKLETQKILSHSWMSEERIIAGTETGRLLVFESGDLRWEMSVANKIAEQENKGVYFRKCVRCLEGKVVGMKTGRSSEPLKVEDAETQPYLDLRQMEDETPSAPVLMPRVTAIKAYSKGFACSAGPGTVCLFEKTEEKGGYRQIREIRIPPDPCSNEPSQAEQQEITTMCISPSEETLATSTDRGQIYLIALASAEISKGMQAHFEFLSHSFHSGVITGLSVCIRKPLIATCSVDHSIRIWNYETGVLELYKEFQEESYSVALHPSGLFILAGFSDKLRLMNLLIDDIRTFKEFTVRSCRECVFSHGGHMFAAVNGNVIHLYSSTTFDNILNLKGHSGKVRSVVWSTDDSRLVSCGMDGAVYEWNALSGQRESESVLKLCSYTGVALSPDTRSILAVGNDCTLKEIQDCQVLREVASEDVIYTAVVMTRSGRALFTGTSSGTIRAIKYPLLMQKDWKEYQAHSGPITKMAITFDDQYLLTASEDSCLFIWKIIEQEGRGLKRDKEISYAEEILITKPDLEEKNQIMLELKTRVEELQTENEYQLRLKDMNYNEKIKDLTEKFIQQIESLTTQNLELKSEKEKQEVTHQEALKDIIEKHAKEQHDLESTNNQKLMLEYEKHEELQLKLQRMQESYEEKLHDLEDERLRALEDMTQFYEAKLQEKVLELGQCQDESQQQLREFEEMKKQTEEDGDLELHDIRVRYERKLWEEKETNLKLNGETRVMKKKFTSLQREIDSRDLEIEKLKVEQQKLHGIIKALEKDIMGLKREIQERDETIQDKENRIYDLKKKNDELEKFKFVLEYKVKELKKQLEPRENEVKEMKEQVHEMEAELEQFRKKCTQLDLTISELKLKLKATTRERQKERQRVQDVQAVLHRFKTDLHNCVGFIQEPKKLKESIREIYDRYIQQSDVVEIVGVDADVQREYSRQREHMERNMDSLKKRLAKDIKVHEAKNIKLMKENVFLIKEVNDLRTELRLMRAQIHEYETQRGFSKNKSATRIKSPSSDSSRLNFEGEAERIIQLQRLEIQRLRQDVLQGQGEGQDQSFVLPSLPSSIKLPALTT
- the cfap57 gene encoding cilia- and flagella-associated protein 57 isoform X1 translates to MAEVQVHPHRVFGVRAAVRNNLHFLDEQTVVFPCGNNCARYNLHQRCYRFIAEAVMLEDISNYQKKGTERTQGMQALAISPNWRYLAVSERGERGTITVYDLQHEQSRKRKVLTGGDVSVPEFVCMAFSPDSKYLLGQGGGPEWTLIYWLWEKNKVIATVKSTNSGPVYQVSFNPQDNTQVCVSGSGMFKLFRYVDGALKQTNSAKLETQKILSHSWMSEERIIAGTETGRLLVFESGDLRWEMSVANKIAEQENKGVYFRKCVRCLEGKVVGMKTGRSSEPLKVEDAETQPYLDLRQMEDETPSAPVLMPRVTAIKAYSKGFACSAGPGTVCLFEKTEEKGGYRQIREIRIPPDPCSNEPSQAEQQEITTMCISPSEETLATSTDRGQIYLIALASAEISKGMQAHFEFLSHSFHSGVITGLSVCIRKPLIATCSVDHSIRIWNYETGVLELYKEFQEESYSVALHPSGLFILAGFSDKLRLMNLLIDDIRTFKEFTVRSCRECVFSHGGHMFAAVNGNVIHLYSSTTFDNILNLKGHSGKVRSVVWSTDDSRLVSCGMDGAVYEWNALSGQRESESVLKLCSYTGVALSPDTRSILAVGNDCTLKEIQDCQVLREVASEDVIYTAVVMTRSGRALFTGTSSGTIRAIKYPLLMQKDWKEYQAHSGPITKMAITFDDQYLLTASEDSCLFIWKIIEQEGRGLKRDKEISYAEEILITKPDLEEKNQIMLELKTRVEELQTENEYQLRLKDMNYNEKIKDLTEKFIQQIESLTTQNLELKSEKEKQEVTHQEALKDIIEKHAKEQHDLESTNNQKLMLEYEKHEELQLKLQRMQESYEEKLHDLEDERLRALEDMTQFYEAKLQEKVLELGQCQDESQQQLREFEEMKKQTEEDGDLELHDIRVRYERKLWEEKETNLKLNGETRVMKKKFTSLQREIDSRDLEIEKLKVEQQKLHGIIKALEKDIMGLKREIQERDETIQDKENRIYDLKKKNDELEKFKFVLEYKVKELKKQLEPRENEVKEMKEQVHEMEAELEQFRKKCTQLDLTISELKLKLKATTRERQKERQRVQDVQAVLHRFKTDLHNCVGFIQEPKKLKESIREIYDRYIQQSDVVEIVGVDADVQREYSRQREHMERNMDSLKKRLAKDIKVHEAKNIKLMKENVFLIKEVNDLRTELRLMRAQIHEYETQRGFSKNKSATRIKSPSSDSSRLNFEGEAERIIQLQRLEIQRLRQDVLQGQGEGQDQSFVLPSLPSSIKLPALTT